Within the Deltaproteobacteria bacterium genome, the region CAACCTACAAAACTGTATTGAATATTATTATGCTCCTTTTGATTAAAAAGTAAAGAGAGAAAAATATCAGGTGAATCCTGTAATTAATCAGGATGAGTTACCCCCGGTTTCTTTGGACACGAAATTGCATTAACGTGAGAAGAAGTTGTTCAAGGAGGTCGGGTCATGAAAGAGGAGAGGAAAATAATGGGAGAGGTCGTCCCACAGATAAAAATTCCTGGTTAAGGGGGACGCCCTTTACTAAATGGACAAAATAGGCGTGATGTTCGCTGAATTGCGAATTACGAATTGTACCCGAATTGTACTAGGAAACGCTCAAGTATTGCAGACCTTCTTCCAGAATGGACAGCCCTCTCTCGAGCTGCTCATCGCTGATGACCAGAGGCATGAGCGTGCGGATGACGTTGCTGAAACTGCCGCACGAAAGCAGGACCAGGCCCTTTTCATAACAAAGCTCGATCAACTTCTGGGTTTCTTCCCGGGCCGGTTCTTTTGTCTGGCGGTCTCGAACCAGTTCCAGGCCCAGCATTGGCCCTTTGCCTCGGACGTCCCCGACGATCTCGTATTTTTCCTGGAAAGACTCGAACCGAGGCAGGAGTTTTTCCCCGAGGCTTTGCGCCTGCTGCATAAGGTTGTCTTCAAGCAGAATCTCCAGGACGGCCAGGGCGGCCTGGCAGCACACAGGGTTGCCGCTGTATGTTCCGCCCAGGCCTCCGACGTGAGGCTTGTTCATCATCTCGGCGCGGCCGATAACGGCGCTCAAAGGCATGCCTCCGGCCAGGCTCTTGGCCAGGGTAATGATATCCGGCTCGATACCCCAGTGTTCAATAGCGAAAAGCCTTCCGGTGCGGCCCATGCCCGACTGCACCTCGTCAATAATGAGGGCGATACCGTACTTTTCACAGATCTTCTGAATCTTCGAAAAATACTCAGGCGGCGGTGTAACAAAACCGCCTTCCCCCTGGATGGGCTCGGCAATAACGGCCGCGGTTGATTCAGGGGCCACGTATCCGA harbors:
- the gabT gene encoding 4-aminobutyrate--2-oxoglutarate transaminase, with product MPDQTEELIQLRNEHIPQGPFNITPAFIREARGAVMIDKDGRELIDFSGGIGVNNVGHCHPKVVAAIKDQAEKYIHTCFHVAMYDSYVELAARLNKLAPGDFPKMTMFANSGAEAVENAVKVARYATQRPAVICFENGFHGRTLLGMSLTSKIMPYKFGFGPFAPEIYRMPFAYCYRCPFGLKYPGCDVACADYLEEFFIGYVAPESTAAVIAEPIQGEGGFVTPPPEYFSKIQKICEKYGIALIIDEVQSGMGRTGRLFAIEHWGIEPDIITLAKSLAGGMPLSAVIGRAEMMNKPHVGGLGGTYSGNPVCCQAALAVLEILLEDNLMQQAQSLGEKLLPRFESFQEKYEIVGDVRGKGPMLGLELVRDRQTKEPAREETQKLIELCYEKGLVLLSCGSFSNVIRTLMPLVISDEQLERGLSILEEGLQYLSVS